Below is a window of Tolypothrix bouteillei VB521301 DNA.
TGGTTGGATTGCAATCTCTGTAGTTGTCTTAAGTGTTACAGCAATCAGTGCTTACGCTACACCAGCCGCAGCTGGCTTGATTGGTGGGTTTCTGTGGGTGATTTTAATAGTCGCACCTAACATTGGTAACAGAAAAGTCGATCAACTGAGCGCCCAACAAAATTTTGGTCAAGCCAGTAAATTAGCTAAATTTATTTCCCTGTTACATCCTGCAGATGGCTGGCGAGAACGACCAGAATTGTTACGTGCTCTAGAATTGGCGCAGAATGGGAATTTTGCTGAAGCGAGTGCAATTCTAGAGCGTCACAAAAGCGCTCAAACACCGACTGGTCGCTCTGCGATCGCAACTTTATATCAAATAGAAGGTCGTTGGGAAGACTTGTTGCTATGGGTACAGGATAATTTATCAGCTGAAACGTTACGTAAGGACTTCGATACACTAAACAGCTACTTAAGAGCGCTTGGGGAAACTGGCAACTTAAATAGTATGCTTTTAACCTGGGAACGCTACGAACGCACTTTTGAGAAAATACTTAATATAAGAACGCGAAACCTCGCACGTTTGTTTGTTTTTGCCTTTTGCGGTGAAACACAACAAGTCATGAAATTACTTAGCAGTTCGCTATTTAACTATTCTGATACTATTAAAATATTTTGGCTAGCAACGGCTGACCAAGCAGCAGGAAAAGACATAATTGCTCGCGAGCAATTTTTAAGTATAAGTGATGGCAGCGATCTTCGCATCCAAAAAGCAGTCGCAAGACGTTTATCCAATCCTGTTGTTGAAGCTGAAACGGTTTTAACTGAGAGAAGCAAACAAATTTTATCTAGAATCAGTACTGAAATGGAATCTGAAGCTAGATATAACGGTAGAGTTGGTGTTAAGCCACGCCAACCATTTGCCACCTATCTTATTATCGGTTTAAATTTACTGGTCTTTGGTCTTGAGGTGAAGCTCGGAGGAAGTACTAACCTTGATAATTTATATAATTTAGGTGCGTTAGTTCCTAAAGAAGTCGTTGCGGGAGAATGGTGGCGTTTATTCGCTGCTGCTTTTCTTCACTATGGTTTTTTGCACCTTGCACTTAATATGCTAGGTCTTTATTTGTTTGGTCGTTTGGTAGAATTTGCGATCGGACTTCCTCGATTTGTTCTGTTATATTTTACCAGTGCGATCGGCTCCATGCTAGCTGTAACCTTTATGTCACTTAAAGGTTATTCTCAGACAAATTTTGCAGTTGGTGCTTCTGGATGCGTCATGGGGCTTGTTGGTGCTTTTGCTGCTATTTTGTTACTTGACTGGCAAAGGAAAAAAACGCGCATTGCTGCTAGAAGTTTGCGAGGAATTATTACACTGATTGTTTTGCAAGTCATTTTCGATTTAACAACACCACAGATTAGTTTTGTTGGTCATACTTCTGGCTTAATTGTTGGATTTTTCGTAGGGCTGCTTTTGAAGAAAATCTAAGGGAGAAGACATATTTGAGCTATGTATACTATATGAAGTCGATGTATTAATTTTGCTTGGCAACAATCTTTCTAAAGACGCGCTGTTTGAAGTGTCTCTACATATCTGAAACAACCTTAACCAAGCAGTCTTGAGTCCGCGCAGGCGGACTTGGTTTGTATAACCGCGATTACGAACATCGCTAGGCTAAAAAGAAAAAAATTCCCTGGTATTGCTACCAGGGTTAAGATTTTGTACCATTTCACCAAATGTTTACCTTGATGGACCTCTAAAAATTCCCTTGCTTGGCAAGAGTTGAGAGGGTCTTTAAATGCTACCAAAAAGTCTGAGTATGAAGGATAAAGGTTTTTTATACTTTATCCTTTACACTTATCCTTTAATTAGCCAAGATTTGCAAGTAACAACTCTCGACTTTGAGACTTCGTAACTTTTACTTGTCCGTCGTCATCAACATCAACGTTGGCTGTATCGCCTTCTGCAATCTCCCCGGAAAGCATAGCCTCAGCAAGTGAATCTTCTAGCAGGCGCATAATTGCCCGACGTAACGGTCTAGCACCATAACTGGGGTCATATCCTTCCTGTATAACGCGCTCTTTGAAGCGATCGCTCACTTCCAGACTAATTCCTTTCTCGGTCAAGCGGCTGGCAACTTCGCGCAACATAATGTCGGCAATTTGCTTGATTTCGTCTTTCTTCAACTGAGTGAAGACGATGATTTCATCAAGACGGTTGAGGAACTCGGGACGGAAGAAAGATTTTAATTCTTCATTTACCAAGCTGCGGATGCGGTTGTAGCTTGCTTCGGCTGCATCGTCTGCAAACTGGAAGCCTAAGCCACCGCCACCTTTCTCAATCACCTTGGAACCAATGTTAGAGGTCATGATGATCAGCGTGTTCTTAAAGTCTACGGTACGACCTTTAGCATCAGTCAAGCGACCATCTTCTAAGATTTGCAGCAGCATATTAAATACATCGGGATGTGCTTTTTCAATTTCATCAAATAGCACTACCGTGTATGGTTTGCGACGTACTGCTTCCGTCAGTTGTCCGCCTTCGTCAAATCCCACGTAACCGGGAGGCGAACCGATCAGCTTGGAAACTGTATGGCGCTCCATGTATTCGGACATATCTAGCCGAATCATTGCATCTTCTGAACCAAAGAAGTAGGAAGCCAACGCTTTGGTTAATTCTGTCTTACCAACTCCCGTAGGACCGGAGAAGATAAAGCTGGCAATGGGTCGGTTGGGATTTTTTAAACCAACTCTTGCACGACGGATGGCTCTAGAAACTGCAGTAACTGCTTGCTCTTGACCGATCAAACGCTGGTGTAAAGTATCTTCTAAGTGCAACAGTAATTCAGATTCGGATTCGGTCAGCTTGTTAACGGGTACGCCAGTCCAAGAAGCAACAATTTGAGCAATATCTTCTTCATCAACAATAGGGCTATTGACAGCCTTATCATTTTGTGATATCTCTCTTAACTGTGCCTCAAGCTCTAACTCGCGATCGCGCAGTTCCCCTGCCTTATCAAAATCTTGCATCCGAACCGCTTCGTCTTTGGATTTGCTGACTCTTGCCAACTCTTTCTTAATCTCGCGATTTGCGGGGTTTGAAGAATAGCGAAGGCGAACGCGAGAACCAGCTTCATCAATCAAGTCAATAGCTTTATCGGGTAAAAAGCGATCGCTAATGTAACGATCTGACAACTTAGCTGCAGCTACCAACGCTTCATCAGAGATTTGAACTCTGTGGTGGCTTTCGTAGGCAGAACGCAAACCATAGAGAATTTCAATAGTTTCCTCTACCGATGGTTCACCTATCATAATCGGTTGGAAACGACGCTCAAGAGCGGCGTCACGCTCAATGTGCTTGCGATACTCATCAAGAGTTGTTGCACCAATGCACTGGAGTTCACCTCTAGCCAGTGCTGGCTTGAGGATATTCGCAGCATCCATACCGCCTTCAGTACCACCAGCACCAACTAAAGTGTGAATTTCATCGATCACCAGGATGATATTACCGGACGAGCGAATTTCATCCATGATTTTCTTCAAGCGTTCTTCAAAATCGCCACGGAAGCGAGTCCCCGCCACCAGTAACCCCATATCGAGGCTGATGACTTGCTTATCTTGTAGAATATCAGGTATATCTTGATTGACAATACGTTGAGCGAGACCTTCTGCGATCGCCGTTTTACCAACTCCTGGTTCGCCAATTAAAACGGGATTGTTCTTCGTGCGACGACCCAGAATTTGAACTGCACGCTCAATTTCTTTCTCACGACCCACAACAGGATCGAGCTTACCTTCTTTAGCTAGCTTGGTTAGATTTTTACCAAATTCCTCTAAAGTGAGAGACTGGTTGCGGCGTTGACCGTTGCTGCTACCAACGCGACTTCCAGAAACCGATGTCGCTTCGCCTAAATTGCGAATCACTGCGGTACGGACTTGTGAGAGATCCAGTCCGAGATTTTGCAGGACTTTAGCGGCGACACCTTCACCAGCCTCAGTCAACCCTAACAGTAAGTGTTCGGTACTGATGTAGTTATGTCCCAGACTGCGAGCTTCCTTAAACGCTTGCTCAAACAGGCTTTTCACTTTGGGAGTGAAAGGAATTTCCGGGGGGACAAAGCCAGAGCCCCGACCAATAATTCTTTCTACTTCGCGACGTGCATCTTTGAGAGTAACGCCCAAGTCGGTCAGCACTTTGGCAGCAACCCCTGTTCCTTCGCCAATCAAACCCAAGAGAATTTGCTCCGTGCCTACGAAGTTGTGCCCCAGGCGACGCGCCTCTTCCTGGGCTAGCATAATGACTTTTATAGCTTCAGATGTGAAGTGTTCAAACATAGCGGGTACTTGCTCCCTTGCTGCTTGGGCTTCGGGTGATGTAACTCACCCTCACCTGAACATTTGTTTACTTTACTTAATGACAATGTATCTTTATTCAAAGGTGACTGACAGTAGTGAGACCCGTAAGAGATAAGGTGTATTAGCCGATGAGGTTAATCGTTAGTCGTTAGTGGTTAGTCGTTAGTGGTAATTTTTAAACAAGCGACTTCTAACTACTAACACTTTTTCATTGTAAATTTTATGAGTGCAGGAAACAAAGAGCAACAGCATCCTCTCTACAATCGCGATCGCCCCATCATCGACACTTTGCTAACTCAAGAGGCTACTGATTATAATTTAGCAGAATTAGCTAGATTGCGAATGCGCTATCAAGGTTTCCCTGGTGCCAGAGACATTCAACGGGATCTAAACCAGATTTTACAGCAATGGGGTCTTACCGAAGAACAATTGTTTGAGAAAACTCGCCAGTTGCACAGCCTTGGGGGTATTTACAAGAGTCGCGGCAAACGAGAAGAAGAAGATTGGAACTAGGAATGTGTGAATTTTGGATTGGCAATGAGGATTGGGGATTAGTACTTCTCCCTTGTCCCCAGTGTCTCCCCACTCCCCCTACTCCCCTCTCGTCTCACGATGCTGTCTGAGTTGTTTTAAAAGATTTTCTTGGGATGACGGGGAATGAGTAGACGTTGTAACTGATTCGAGTTGTTGAGGTGGTTGAGCGGGGAGTCGATCGAAACTTCTTATCACCTTAGGAGCGACATCATCAATGACGATTTGCTGCCGATCTACACTTGGAGTACCAGTTGTAAAGGTAATTGATGTTGGTAAAGCAGTTTTAACGGGACCGAGCTCGCTATCTAACGGAATGTTAAATGTCATCTGTGGTAACTTCGTAGTTGTGGGGGGAGTTCCAGTCTTGGAATTGTGAACGACAGCTTTGATGGAATCCAAAGTTGTGGCAACACGTATATCCTGCTGCATTTCTTGTGTGGAAGATACCAAGCTACTCAAACCATTAACAAGTTGTCTGAGATTTTGCCGAAAAGCTGGATCTCCTGTTAATTCGTCTAAATCCGATGTGATTTTCTGGGTATTCTCAAAGGTTACCCTTGCAGAATCTAGAGTTTGTTGCAGTACCAATAAATTGTTGGAATTGTTGAGAGTGTTGGTCACATCGCGCAAGTTGGCAGACGCTTGAGCAGCGTTTGCCGAGAGAGTTTCTAAATTTTGCAGTAATTGCCCTTGGGTAACGCGATTGACAGTAGGCGATAAGCTGCTGACTGTTTGACGCAACGCATTACTAGTTTCAGTAATATTATTTAACGCGGCAACTAGTGAAGAACGGTTTTCTCCAAGTGCAGTATCAAGGTTGTTAATCAGTTTATTAGCTTGATTGGCCGTTAAACGGATTTCCCTCGCTGTCTCACCAAATTGACTGGCTGTACCACTAAACTGCCCTACCGTTCTACTAATTTGGTTTAAGGTTTGGGTTGTGGATGACGTCAGTTGAGTTGTCGAGCGTTGAATTGTACCTGTCGTTGCGGAAATACCAATAATTTGTTGTTGTAAGCTTTTGCTTAAAACATTCAAGTTGCGGCTCAATTGAGCAACACTTTCTGCCGCCACTGCAGTATTTTCCACAGCTTTATTCACATTTTTATAAAATTGTGGATTAGTGTACAGGGTTGCTAAATCTGTTGTTGTGCGAATAAGTTCGTCAAGACTGATGCCAATTTGACCTTTTAACCGAGAACCATTACAAACAATGACCTGGGAATTGCAATTTTTGTCCAAGGGTTTAGTAGAATCCCCAGAGGGAATCAACTTTGTTCTTGGAGTAATATCAACAACACTTTCACTAATCAACCCTGATTGATTGGCTTCAACTTTCACATCATTGGGAATAACGAGGTTGGGATCGCCAATTTCAATTTCCACTTCAACATTATTTGGACCGGGTCTAATGTCGGATATTCTGCCTACTTTCACACCGCGATACCTAACAACTGCGCCTTTTTGCATTCCTCCAGCATTAGCAAATTCAACAATAGCTTTATAGGAATTGCGTGCAGCAGTCACTCTATTTAACCATACAAAAATTAGACCGAAGACACCCAATCCTAGTAAAAGCAATAGTCCTACAGAACCTTCTCGAAATGTTCGCGATCGCATATCAATTCTCCTCTCTATAAATTTTAGATTTTAAATCTTGGATGGAAGACCAATCGAAAATCCAAAATCCAAAATCGTTCTAGCCAATAACCTGAATTGGTCCAGTTACACTCCCGCTCATAAACTGTTTAATCAAAGGATGGTCTGTTTTATCCAATTCACTCACTGTACCTTGCCATTGCACTTTACCTTGATAGAGAAACACCAATCTATCAGCCGTGCGACGAATAGTGCTCTCTTGGTGAGTTACAATAGCATAAGTACCACAAACTCCTTGTGTACATTGCAAATGCCGGATTAAATCTTCTATCACCGTAGAAGCAATGGGATCTAATCCGGCTGTTGGTTCATCGTATAGCAAAACTTCTGGAGTGTCTTTAGGGTTATCGGGATTAGACATGATAGCACGAGCGAAACTAACCCGTTTTCTCATACCCCCAGAAAGTTCGGCTGGAAAACGGTCGCCTATTCCCCCCAACCCAACCATTTCTAATTTTTCATTAACCAGTTCTCGAACCCTCTGACGGGGAAGTTTTGAGTGTTGATAGAGTAAAAAACCTACATTTTCCTCAACTGTCAAAGAATCAAACAATGCTGCTTGTTGAAATACCATACCAATACCAACTGGATCTCTAGCATCTTCAATCAAACCCTCTCTTCGTTCTCCTTGTATGTAAATCTCTCCTTCATCGGGAGAAAGCAATCCAGCAATAACTCGTAGAATTGTTGACTTACCAGTACCGCTAGGACCAATAATTCCCAGTGCATCTCCTCGGTCAATCGTCAAATCTACATTATCTAGTACTTTATTGCTACCAAAAGACTTTGAAACGCCTTTTAGTTCAATTAATGGTTTGGTCATTGTTAATGTTTAGTGGTTAGTGGTGAACCCAGTCCTGTTGGTGGGTTGCCTGCGAGCGCAACTTCGCATCGCGTAGCGTGTGCTTTGCACGTAGGACACAGGAGATCCCCCTCACGAATACCCCTTACGGGCATAGCAGAAAGGCAACGCGTAGCGCGACGAGAGCTTCTCCGTAAGGAGATAGGGTTAGTAGTTAGTAGGAGGGCGCAAGCCGCCCCACCCGTACATGATTAGTGGTTAGTGGGAGATAAACTACTAACTACTAACTACTAACTACTAACAAAAATGGAAAATCTTGATGTCATAGTCATTGGAAGTGGTATCGGCGGGTTAACTGCTGCTGCATTACTTGCTCGTTATGGTAAGCGGGTCGTTGTTTGTGAAAGCCACACAGTTCCGGGAGGCGCTGCACATAGCTTTAAACGACGGGGGTTTGAATTTGATTCTGGCCCTTCATTCTATTGTGGGCTGACTGGTGCCAAGAGTTTAAATCCTGTCAAACAGGTTTTAGACGCTTTGGGTGAATCTTTACAAACTGTAGCTTATGACCCCCTCGGTCATTATCACTTGCCAAATATTTCTTTTCCGGTTTATAGCAATGCAGAACGTTATTGTGAAGAAATAGCCAAAACGACACCCCAAGGTGCTAAGGAGTGGAAGCGGTTTGCAGACCGCTTGCTACCTTTATACGAGGCGATGAAAGATATTCCTTCTTTGGCTTTAAGGGCTGATTGGCAGTTAGTACCCGTCTTAGTTGGGCAGTACTTACCGTCTTTATTGAAAATGTTACCTAACCTGCTGCTCGTGCAATCTTCTGTAGGTAATGTGATGGATGCAACAGTAAAAGATCCTTGGGTAAGGCAGCTGATCGATTTGGAATGTTTTTTATTATCTGGTTTAAAGGCACATGGCACTATTGCTCCTGAGGTCGCTTTCATGTTGGGTGAACGTTCCCGTACTCGTGTGGAGTATCCCATCGGTGGAAGTGGCGCAATCGTCAACGCTTTGGTTCGAGGATTCCAGCGTTGGGGTGGTGAATTGTTATTGGGTCATCATGTCGAGCGAATTCTTGTAGAAACTTGTGGTTCCAAGACGGAAGATGATGAAACAAACTACCCAGTACAACAAGAGCGGAGGCATTATGGAGCATCTCCACGTAAGGTTACTGGTGTGCGCCTCAAAAACGGTCAAACTCTCAAAGCACCCGTGGTTATTTCCAATGCCAGTCTTTGGAATACATACTCTCATCTGCTACAACCTGAAGATTTGCCTTCATCTTTCTGCCAAACAGCTTTAGGTACACCGGCTGTTGACAGTTTTATGCACTTGCATTTAGGCATTCATGCTGGGGATTTAGAAAATTTAACAGGGCATCATGTCGTTGTTCTTGATGGCGATCGAGATATGACAGCACCCGGAAATACCTGTATGATATCTATTCCTAGCGTATGGGATGCAACGCTAGCACCAGAAGGTCATCATGTCGTTCATGCCTATACTTTGGAACCTTTTACTGGGTGGGAACGGAATGATAGTTACGAACAAAATAAGCAATCAAAAGCACAAGCTTTATATCGAGCCTTAGAGCGAATTATCCCAAATATCAGGGAACGTGTCGTGTTAGAACTGATTGGCACACCTTTAACTCACGCTTATTATTTGCGGAGGTATCGCGGAACTTACGGTCCAGCCATTGAAGCGGGTAAGGGGATGTTTCCAGGACCGCAAACACCAATACCAGGTTTGTACCGAGTCGGTGATAGTACGATGCCTGGAATTGGTGTGCCAGCTGTAGCAGCGTCTGGTATTTTGTGCGCGAACACACTCGTTATGCCACGGCAAACACAGGAGTTATTGAAAAATTTATAAGAAAAACGTCTCTTAATTCTTAAGGTTGAGGTTCTTACAGACCTCAGCCACCCCATTTAAAACATTCTCTTAAGAGTTTCTTCAAAATTGTGTTTCCGAAATCGATGAATTGCTCGGTGATTCTAAGGATACAAACAATTAAAGGAAATAAATATGACTGCTGGTAATCAAGTAACTGCTTCTGCTCAACTTAACAAGCCAGTTCTTAAAGAAGGTTCTAAAGGTGAAGTTGTAAAAGAACTACAAAAGTTGTTATTACAATATGGTGCTTTTGTATTTCTTGGTCCTGATGGTGCTTGTGTATTTCCTGGTGAAGAAGTTATTGACGGCGTATTTGGTGCTAAGACGAAAAATGCAGTCATTCTCTTTCAAGGTAAGGTTTTTCTTGCACAAGATGGAGTTGTTGGCAACAAGACTTGGCAAGCACTTTTTAAAGGTGCGCCTGTTGATATGCCAATTCTGAAAAAAGGTAGCAAGGGTGAAGTCGTTAAGAAAGTGCAAGAAAGACTGTCACTCGCGGGTGACTATAACGGTGCTATTGATGGTGACTTTGGTAGTGGGACAGAAACTGCAGTAAAATCCTTGCAAAAACGTACTGGATTGCCTGTAGATGGAATTATCGGCGATCGCACTTGGTTCGAGTTAAGCAAAGTCAATACTGTGTTCTGCTAAAGGTGAGCAAGCTTAAAAAGTACATTGAAGCTCAAAAAGGGAAATAAAAACACGGGGCTTTAGCTCTACGGGTCGAGCTTTACCCCCTGCGTTTTAACCCTGCAGTAGTGTACACAAGTCTTCTAAGGTGCATTAAAAGCGGTTTCGATCCCCCCTAACCCCCCGATAAATTGGGGGGAACTTTATTCCAATTCTCCCTTTTGACGATGTTTCATCTCTTTTTTAGAGATCTGTACACCACTGTAGACGTTTTAACCAGGGATAAAGCTCGACCGTAATATGTTCTACAGTACTCAATCTACGCTCGATCGCCGATCGCTGCTAACCCAAGTCCGTACAACACGACCTTGGATCTGTTGACCGAACCAAGGCGTGTTAGTTGACAGCGTGTAAAGATTTTTCTTTTCGACTTTCCAGTTTGCTTGAGGATCGTATAGTATCATTTCTACTTTTTGCCCTGGTGCGATCGCACTGGGTTGTTGCTGCAAGCACTCTGCAGGACGGGTACT
It encodes the following:
- a CDS encoding rhomboid family intramembrane serine protease — encoded protein: MDLNHLLIWLVCLSCVSTIVNAALISAKNNRGWIAISVVVLSVTAISAYATPAAAGLIGGFLWVILIVAPNIGNRKVDQLSAQQNFGQASKLAKFISLLHPADGWRERPELLRALELAQNGNFAEASAILERHKSAQTPTGRSAIATLYQIEGRWEDLLLWVQDNLSAETLRKDFDTLNSYLRALGETGNLNSMLLTWERYERTFEKILNIRTRNLARLFVFAFCGETQQVMKLLSSSLFNYSDTIKIFWLATADQAAGKDIIAREQFLSISDGSDLRIQKAVARRLSNPVVEAETVLTERSKQILSRISTEMESEARYNGRVGVKPRQPFATYLIIGLNLLVFGLEVKLGGSTNLDNLYNLGALVPKEVVAGEWWRLFAAAFLHYGFLHLALNMLGLYLFGRLVEFAIGLPRFVLLYFTSAIGSMLAVTFMSLKGYSQTNFAVGASGCVMGLVGAFAAILLLDWQRKKTRIAARSLRGIITLIVLQVIFDLTTPQISFVGHTSGLIVGFFVGLLLKKI
- a CDS encoding DUF3288 family protein, encoding MSAGNKEQQHPLYNRDRPIIDTLLTQEATDYNLAELARLRMRYQGFPGARDIQRDLNQILQQWGLTEEQLFEKTRQLHSLGGIYKSRGKREEEDWN
- a CDS encoding ATP-dependent Clp protease ATP-binding subunit; its protein translation is MFEHFTSEAIKVIMLAQEEARRLGHNFVGTEQILLGLIGEGTGVAAKVLTDLGVTLKDARREVERIIGRGSGFVPPEIPFTPKVKSLFEQAFKEARSLGHNYISTEHLLLGLTEAGEGVAAKVLQNLGLDLSQVRTAVIRNLGEATSVSGSRVGSSNGQRRNQSLTLEEFGKNLTKLAKEGKLDPVVGREKEIERAVQILGRRTKNNPVLIGEPGVGKTAIAEGLAQRIVNQDIPDILQDKQVISLDMGLLVAGTRFRGDFEERLKKIMDEIRSSGNIILVIDEIHTLVGAGGTEGGMDAANILKPALARGELQCIGATTLDEYRKHIERDAALERRFQPIMIGEPSVEETIEILYGLRSAYESHHRVQISDEALVAAAKLSDRYISDRFLPDKAIDLIDEAGSRVRLRYSSNPANREIKKELARVSKSKDEAVRMQDFDKAGELRDRELELEAQLREISQNDKAVNSPIVDEEDIAQIVASWTGVPVNKLTESESELLLHLEDTLHQRLIGQEQAVTAVSRAIRRARVGLKNPNRPIASFIFSGPTGVGKTELTKALASYFFGSEDAMIRLDMSEYMERHTVSKLIGSPPGYVGFDEGGQLTEAVRRKPYTVVLFDEIEKAHPDVFNMLLQILEDGRLTDAKGRTVDFKNTLIIMTSNIGSKVIEKGGGGLGFQFADDAAEASYNRIRSLVNEELKSFFRPEFLNRLDEIIVFTQLKKDEIKQIADIMLREVASRLTEKGISLEVSDRFKERVIQEGYDPSYGARPLRRAIMRLLEDSLAEAMLSGEIAEGDTANVDVDDDGQVKVTKSQSRELLLANLG
- a CDS encoding MlaD family protein; amino-acid sequence: MRSRTFREGSVGLLLLLGLGVFGLIFVWLNRVTAARNSYKAIVEFANAGGMQKGAVVRYRGVKVGRISDIRPGPNNVEVEIEIGDPNLVIPNDVKVEANQSGLISESVVDITPRTKLIPSGDSTKPLDKNCNSQVIVCNGSRLKGQIGISLDELIRTTTDLATLYTNPQFYKNVNKAVENTAVAAESVAQLSRNLNVLSKSLQQQIIGISATTGTIQRSTTQLTSSTTQTLNQISRTVGQFSGTASQFGETAREIRLTANQANKLINNLDTALGENRSSLVAALNNITETSNALRQTVSSLSPTVNRVTQGQLLQNLETLSANAAQASANLRDVTNTLNNSNNLLVLQQTLDSARVTFENTQKITSDLDELTGDPAFRQNLRQLVNGLSSLVSSTQEMQQDIRVATTLDSIKAVVHNSKTGTPPTTTKLPQMTFNIPLDSELGPVKTALPTSITFTTGTPSVDRQQIVIDDVAPKVIRSFDRLPAQPPQQLESVTTSTHSPSSQENLLKQLRQHRETRGE
- a CDS encoding peptidoglycan-binding domain-containing protein, which encodes MTAGNQVTASAQLNKPVLKEGSKGEVVKELQKLLLQYGAFVFLGPDGACVFPGEEVIDGVFGAKTKNAVILFQGKVFLAQDGVVGNKTWQALFKGAPVDMPILKKGSKGEVVKKVQERLSLAGDYNGAIDGDFGSGTETAVKSLQKRTGLPVDGIIGDRTWFELSKVNTVFC
- a CDS encoding phytoene desaturase family protein produces the protein MENLDVIVIGSGIGGLTAAALLARYGKRVVVCESHTVPGGAAHSFKRRGFEFDSGPSFYCGLTGAKSLNPVKQVLDALGESLQTVAYDPLGHYHLPNISFPVYSNAERYCEEIAKTTPQGAKEWKRFADRLLPLYEAMKDIPSLALRADWQLVPVLVGQYLPSLLKMLPNLLLVQSSVGNVMDATVKDPWVRQLIDLECFLLSGLKAHGTIAPEVAFMLGERSRTRVEYPIGGSGAIVNALVRGFQRWGGELLLGHHVERILVETCGSKTEDDETNYPVQQERRHYGASPRKVTGVRLKNGQTLKAPVVISNASLWNTYSHLLQPEDLPSSFCQTALGTPAVDSFMHLHLGIHAGDLENLTGHHVVVLDGDRDMTAPGNTCMISIPSVWDATLAPEGHHVVHAYTLEPFTGWERNDSYEQNKQSKAQALYRALERIIPNIRERVVLELIGTPLTHAYYLRRYRGTYGPAIEAGKGMFPGPQTPIPGLYRVGDSTMPGIGVPAVAASGILCANTLVMPRQTQELLKNL
- a CDS encoding ABC transporter ATP-binding protein, with the protein product MTKPLIELKGVSKSFGSNKVLDNVDLTIDRGDALGIIGPSGTGKSTILRVIAGLLSPDEGEIYIQGERREGLIEDARDPVGIGMVFQQAALFDSLTVEENVGFLLYQHSKLPRQRVRELVNEKLEMVGLGGIGDRFPAELSGGMRKRVSFARAIMSNPDNPKDTPEVLLYDEPTAGLDPIASTVIEDLIRHLQCTQGVCGTYAIVTHQESTIRRTADRLVFLYQGKVQWQGTVSELDKTDHPLIKQFMSGSVTGPIQVIG